The sequence ACAATCCGAGCTGCCCGTAACCGGACGTCGAGTGCAGCCGCCAGTGACCGAAAGCTTCGCAGCAAACCGTCTCCAGAGCACCGGCGCCTATGCGCTGGAGCTCGATGGCGTGGCGCGGCATTTCGGGGCGCTGGTGGCGCTCTCGGGCATCACTATGAGGATCGCGGCCGGCGAACGGCGCGCGGTCCTCGGCTCCAACGGCGCCGGCAAGACGACTCTGTTCAACGCCGTGACCGGCGACTTCCTGCCGACGGCGGGGCGCATCCGTTTCTTCGGCGAGGACATCACCGACCTGCCGCCGCATGAGCGCATCCGGCGCGGGCTGCGCCGCACCTATCAGATATCGCAATTGTTCAAGGGCCTGTCAGTCCTCGATTCCATCTTTCTCGCTTGCCGTGGCGTTTCGCGCCGGCGGTTCTCGCTGCTGCGCCCGGCGGCAAACGACGTCAACATGGTGCAGGCGGAATCGATCCTCAACGCCGTGCATCTGGAAACCTACCGCGACACGCTGGTGGCGACGCTGAGCCACGGTCAGCAGCGCCAACTGGAGATCGCGCTGGCATTGGCCGGCGCGCCGCGCTTCATCCTGTTCGACGAGCCGGCGGCCGGCCTGTCGCCGACCGAGCGCCGCGATCTCGTCG is a genomic window of Mesorhizobium huakuii containing:
- a CDS encoding ABC transporter ATP-binding protein, with the translated sequence MTESFAANRLQSTGAYALELDGVARHFGALVALSGITMRIAAGERRAVLGSNGAGKTTLFNAVTGDFLPTAGRIRFFGEDITDLPPHERIRRGLRRTYQISQLFKGLSVLDSIFLACRGVSRRRFSLLRPAANDVNMVQAESILNAVHLETYRDTLVATLSHGQQRQLEIALALAGAPRFILFDEPAAGLSPTERRDLVAILNALPKHIGYIIIEHDLDVALRVSEYVSMMHNGRLFKEGTPQEIEADPEVQEIYLGGKHG